The Chaetodon trifascialis isolate fChaTrf1 chromosome 11, fChaTrf1.hap1, whole genome shotgun sequence nucleotide sequence GCATAGAAAAATTCATACTTTACATTTAAAAGTTCTGTGCATTCTGTAACTTCACATGTCCAGACTGTAATGCTGATTACACTGGCAAAACTAAATGCTGCACCACAAAGTTTTATTCAAGGTAGATTACAGGTCCTTGAGAACAGGGATGAATGTCAAAAATGGAATAAAAGTATGTACATATTGTTGTACAATATACAAGAAGTTACAAATGTTTTCATCCAACAGATGCCACAAAGAACATTTTACAGTGACACAGGCCAAAAGACCTGACTTGACTTGAAAATACCATTTCCATTATAACAGTCATCATCTTGAGTGTTGTACTGCAGCATGCACTCTTCTTGGCAGAGGATACATTCATAATATCAACCATATTTTTTATTATGATTACATATTGATTATGCTCCCACCCCCAGCCAGTAATGATACTATTCCATGTCACAGATCAATTTGTCAACAAGTGTTCCAGATAATGCAACTGTCTCTTCTTGGAATCACTGATTTATGTTCATGATAGTTGGCACACACTCCACGACGTTGCTATGTAGAGAGCCATCACCTCAGTTTGTTGTAGGAAGGATATCTCAAACGATCCATTAGGCAACATTTAACTAAATCCATGGCAataaaaatgctgcagtttggACATAAAAGAGCAATTCTTTCTCATTAACATTTGAAAACTGTAGTCAATCAGTGACTCATGGCCCATACCATGGCCCAAGATTCCCACACATATCCTGAATGAATAGATAGACATCCGTTGTTAAAAGCACATGATGATTACCAAAGATAACATACGCCATTTACTCAGGAATCACCTGAGGAAGACTTTGGAAAGCGAGTGACATCACTGTAGTGTCTGCATAAAAGGGCTGATCAGGGCAGATGTTTTCTGACAATTAACAACATGAGATCCCAACTCCTGCTTGTGATGCTCctgtgcatgttgtgtgcagTTGCAGTACAGGTTCAGACTCAAGATAACACAAATACACTGAGGCTGTGTGGCCGGGCGTTTCTGCGGGCAGTGGTTTTCACCTGTGGAGGATCCAGGTGGAGAAGACTGATGGGAGAAGAGGAGACTTTGCAAGACGGTGAGTACACAGCCACTTCAATCCATCTTTTTAGCTTTGCTGTTCATTTCCCTAATTGCAACAGCTTTGACTTCTGGTAAACAGTGATACTGATATCTCTTGGCAGGTAGCAGAGAGCCAAACCTGAAGACAACAGGTGTGCCGGTGATGGCCCGTCATTGGCGAGACCAAAACCAGGCTCTGATATCAGCGTGCTGTGAACTAGGCTGTCGAAGGAGTGACCTCTCCATGCTCTGCTAGAGGGGAACATCCCAAAAGGGGGCATCATCAGCCTGTCATAATTACTCATTAGtttaaaatacatatatttgtCCTCAGAACATTAAGTTGTGaatgtgatttcattttccatgctaacacaaataaaaaaacactatGAATTTTGGCTAAAAATCcatgttttatctttttgtaCATTCCAAAATATACAGCATAGGTAAAGTACTCTATCTTTTCCTAACTGTGGGAAATGCATGACTAAAGTGAGTCTTGTGTCTTATCAGAGTCTATTCAATGCTTAAAAGAATCACTCAAAGTAAACAGCATATACAGTTGCCACACCAAACAGAGAGCTGTTCTTGAAGGAGTAAGAGGCGAATGTGTCATTAGATGCATCCCACAGACAGCGGCTGCTGATTTGCATGCTCTGCCCGGCGAGCTGGCCGATGTGGACCAGGACGACAATCTTATATCGGGGAATCATGAGGTCCTTCACACGGGCTCTTATCACCTGCGAGGGGCAATCCAAAGAATGAAGCTGACTGAGCAGACATTCCAGCATATTCAAAAGGAGTTACCTGGAGGAGCTTTTCAGATTTATTTACCTCAGatattgtttttgtcattttttgagACCATTCTACTTCATATTTCTCCTCTTGGAGGTAACTGGTGAGTACGTCCTTCAGGATTTCTGTGACAGCAGGAACAGGGAAGCGTCTGTACGGTCCTGTggtccaaaaaacaaagacaacaataCCTTGGAAAATAGGTTTTTCTTCATATGCAATTGCTTTggttagtaaaaaaaaaaatatatattgtgATGCATTAATTTGAGTTTGGGAAAGCTATGATGGACTAAAACCAATTAATATTGCATCAAAAAGTGTCATTTTGGACCAGTGCCTCAGTGTAAGACTGTAGTAAGACTGAACCACTGAACTCTatcaaagcaaaataaataaaatagaatcaTTGTCCAAATATTCTAATAAGCTGAATCTCTTGAAGgacacaaaatcaaatcacagttGTATTAAACTGTTACAGCACATCTGTAGTTGGTGATGATGCTGTGgtgcagtgtgtttgtcatACAGGTGAATGTCATCTCACCCAGCTGGTAGGTG carries:
- the dynlt5 gene encoding dynein light chain Tctex-type 5: MSDLLKDKSQRREKRAGKAPSEGSHGVRGKETTGRTKDSISTVSCLDELGHQDDNARMAVTMENTYQLGPYRRFPVPAVTEILKDVLTSYLQEEKYEVEWSQKMTKTISEVIRARVKDLMIPRYKIVVLVHIGQLAGQSMQISSRCLWDASNDTFASYSFKNSSLFGVATVYAVYFE